The following are from one region of the Gossypium hirsutum isolate 1008001.06 chromosome D03, Gossypium_hirsutum_v2.1, whole genome shotgun sequence genome:
- the LOC107938554 gene encoding uncharacterized protein encodes MQRQSLGSPTSKLHSHGGEEITGAIVDDDDRRKDSKSRRLTFSASSSSSSPLLLPSSPKSEKLIHLIPVLTLLCFLILYLNSHSPSQSDLAAFNGFKHSSKHLDSREIGEVSRFMEFRRGDVLAIRSQRNLQELDKYIVKSRPHRKVADF; translated from the exons ATGCAAAGACAATCCTTAGGCTCGCCTACCTCTAAGCTCCATAGCCATGGAGGAGAAGAGATTACCGGAGCAATCGTCGACGACGATGACCGCCGCAAAGACAGCAAGTCTCGCCGATTGACGTTTTCGGCTTCTTCTTCTTCGTCGTCGCCGTTGTTGTTGCCGTCGTCTCCTAAGTCTGAGAAGCTCATTCATCTCATTCCTGTTCTTACTCTCCTTTGCTTCCTCATACTTTACTTAAATTCTCACAGTCCTTCGCAATCTG ATTTGGCAGCTTTTAATGGATTCAAGCATTCCTCAAAGCATTTAG ATTCACGTGAAATCGGCGAGGTAAGCCGATTTATGGAGTTCCGGAGAGGCGATGTTTTGGCGATTCGAAGCCAAAGGAACTTGCAAGAACTCGATAAGTACATCGTCAAGTCTCGGCCACACCGGAAAGTCGCCGATTTCTAA